One Moorella sp. E308F DNA segment encodes these proteins:
- a CDS encoding acetylornithine transaminase has protein sequence MDNAAIIALGEKYVMRTYGRYPLALVRGEGARVWDADGREYLDFVGGLAVNSLGHCHPRVVAAIREQAGKLLHCSNLYWIEPQVELARLLVENSALDKVFFCNSGAEANEAAIKLARKYAKEHRGPESYEIITMRRSFHGRTLATLTATGQEKFHRGFAPLPAGFKYVPFNDLASLRAAVSPRTCAVMLEPVQGEGGVYAANRDYLQAVRALCDDEGLLLIFDEVQCGLGRTGYLFAYQYYGVEPDVMTLAKALAGGVPIGAMLAKEKAAAAFGPGDHASTFGGNPLATAAGVAAFKALLEEGLVENARVLGEYFYQELERLVREFPQLTEVRGRGLLLGLEIDGPVDAVVAACQERGLLINSLHGHVLRFLPPLTISKDEVDRAVAILKEALQEVLGQGT, from the coding sequence ATGGATAACGCGGCTATTATCGCTCTGGGGGAAAAATACGTGATGCGGACCTACGGGCGCTACCCCCTGGCCCTTGTGCGGGGCGAGGGGGCCCGGGTGTGGGATGCCGACGGCCGGGAGTACCTGGACTTTGTAGGCGGCCTGGCGGTCAACTCCCTGGGGCACTGCCATCCCCGGGTGGTGGCGGCCATCAGGGAGCAGGCCGGGAAGCTCCTCCACTGCTCCAACCTTTACTGGATTGAGCCCCAGGTGGAACTGGCCCGGTTGCTGGTGGAAAATTCAGCCCTGGATAAAGTCTTTTTCTGCAACAGCGGTGCGGAAGCCAATGAAGCGGCCATTAAACTCGCCCGCAAGTATGCCAAAGAACACCGGGGGCCGGAAAGCTACGAGATCATTACCATGCGCCGTTCCTTTCACGGCCGTACCCTGGCTACCCTGACGGCTACCGGCCAGGAGAAATTCCACCGTGGCTTTGCTCCCCTGCCGGCAGGCTTTAAATACGTCCCCTTCAATGACCTTGCCAGCCTGCGGGCGGCAGTAAGCCCCCGGACCTGCGCCGTCATGCTGGAACCGGTCCAGGGAGAAGGCGGCGTCTACGCGGCCAACAGAGATTACCTTCAGGCGGTGCGGGCCCTCTGCGACGATGAAGGACTTTTACTTATCTTTGACGAAGTACAGTGTGGCCTGGGCCGCACGGGCTATCTTTTCGCCTACCAGTATTATGGGGTGGAGCCCGATGTTATGACCCTGGCCAAGGCCCTGGCCGGGGGGGTGCCTATCGGCGCCATGCTGGCCAAAGAAAAGGCAGCCGCTGCCTTTGGCCCCGGGGACCATGCCTCTACCTTCGGCGGCAATCCCCTGGCTACGGCCGCCGGGGTGGCCGCCTTTAAGGCCCTGCTTGAAGAGGGCCTGGTGGAAAATGCCCGGGTCCTGGGAGAATATTTCTACCAGGAGCTGGAGAGGCTGGTCCGGGAATTTCCCCAGTTAACAGAAGTAAGGGGCCGCGGACTGCTGCTGGGACTAGAGATTGACGGCCCGGTCGACGCGGTGGTAGCCGCCTGCCAGGAACGGGGTTTGTTGATCAACTCCCTCCACGGCCACGTCCTACGTTTCTTGCCCCCCTTGACTATCAGTAAAGACGAAGTCGACCGGGCTGTAGCTATTTTAAAGGAAGCCTTGCAGGAAGTTCTGGGACAAGGAACGTAA